From one Halothece sp. PCC 7418 genomic stretch:
- a CDS encoding ABA4-like family protein has product MTMNINLAFDIANLFVLPFWALIIFLPNWGVTKKVMSSYVPFIILVGFYIFFFANTLNAESAEALSNPDLPTISQFFGEESAAATGWAHFLVMDLFVGRWVYWQGQEKGIFTVHSIILCLFAGPIGLLSHIITAWITEQFFKKSETTEATSS; this is encoded by the coding sequence ATGACTATGAATATTAATCTTGCTTTTGATATTGCCAACCTGTTTGTTTTACCCTTTTGGGCTTTAATTATTTTTCTTCCCAATTGGGGCGTGACAAAAAAAGTCATGTCTTCTTATGTGCCTTTTATTATTTTAGTCGGTTTTTATATCTTCTTTTTTGCGAATACTTTAAATGCGGAATCAGCCGAAGCCTTATCCAATCCAGATTTACCGACGATTAGCCAATTCTTTGGTGAAGAAAGTGCTGCTGCAACGGGATGGGCGCACTTTTTAGTCATGGATTTATTTGTCGGTCGCTGGGTTTATTGGCAAGGACAAGAAAAAGGAATTTTTACCGTTCATTCCATTATTTTATGTCTATTTGCTGGTCCAATTGGACTTCTTTCTCACATTATTACCGCTTGGATTACAGAACAATTCTTTAAAAAATCAGAAACGACAGAAGCCACCTCTAGTTGA
- a CDS encoding DUF1995 family protein translates to MMEFPVTLESAIAQAKQSTLTALEAGLTRLQVELRIPEIALQGEKIAKEFADLLEDDYGSGLKVLFPDTGAAALARRNWADVSFQVNDLGSRNTPIEKKVSEDDQMFLLVSPSAVEVQKVEKLCNLAGDRPVILLIPQLEDVATVGIGYAARQLRERFLSTLESCYYLQPLEEAALLKRYPSSWQLWIEKGENNYEFFCEEPEKPVGDTLDRLLRKASGEDVSAEETPAFASKPARKQGIFNSLQRFLKALSQ, encoded by the coding sequence ATGATGGAGTTTCCAGTCACCTTAGAAAGCGCGATCGCGCAAGCAAAACAATCAACACTCACCGCCTTAGAAGCTGGGTTAACTCGTTTACAAGTGGAGTTAAGAATCCCAGAAATTGCTCTGCAAGGGGAAAAGATTGCTAAAGAATTTGCTGATTTATTGGAAGATGATTATGGATCAGGTTTAAAAGTTTTATTTCCCGACACTGGCGCAGCAGCTTTAGCGAGACGCAATTGGGCAGATGTGTCTTTTCAAGTCAATGATTTAGGCAGTCGCAACACTCCCATTGAGAAAAAAGTATCAGAAGACGACCAAATGTTCTTACTGGTTTCTCCCTCGGCGGTGGAAGTGCAAAAAGTAGAAAAACTCTGTAATCTTGCTGGTGATCGTCCAGTGATTCTCTTAATTCCACAGTTAGAAGATGTGGCGACTGTGGGAATTGGTTATGCAGCAAGGCAATTACGAGAACGGTTTTTAAGCACCCTTGAAAGTTGCTATTATTTACAACCTCTTGAGGAAGCAGCGCTTCTCAAACGGTATCCTTCATCATGGCAATTGTGGATTGAAAAAGGCGAAAATAATTATGAATTCTTTTGTGAAGAACCCGAAAAACCTGTCGGTGATACATTAGATCGCTTACTCAGAAAAGCATCTGGAGAAGATGTTTCTGCTGAAGAAACTCCCGCCTTTGCTTCTAAACCCGCGAGAAAACAAGGGATTTTTAATAGCTTACAACGCTTCTTAAAAGCCCTTAGTCAGTAA
- a CDS encoding cysteine desulfurase family protein, whose amino-acid sequence MQIYLDHSATTPPHPDVIAKMQAVLSQHWGNPSSLHAWGERSAMEVEMARVETAQLINAQTPETIIFTSGGTEADNLALLGVADQYASPQHLIISSVEHSAVEKTAQRLERWGWEVTRLPVNQYGQVHPWDLEQAIQRNTVLISVIYGQSEVGTLQPIAPLGKIARARGILFHTDAVQVAGRLPIDVQQLPVDLLSLSGHKMYGVQGAGALYVREGMELNPLLTGGGQERQLRSGTLAVGAIAALGVASKLARLAMPTETPRLQGLRDQLFDLLADCPHLIPTGHPRERLPHHVSFAVKSPVEVITGQTLVRQLNLAGIGISAGSACDSGKLKPSPILLAMGYSQEMAMAGIRLTLGRSTTAADMEWTALVLRQVLQRLIEESSLVLTK is encoded by the coding sequence ATGCAAATCTATCTTGATCACAGTGCAACCACACCGCCTCATCCCGATGTTATTGCTAAAATGCAAGCGGTTTTAAGCCAACATTGGGGAAATCCTTCTAGCCTTCATGCTTGGGGAGAACGTTCCGCGATGGAAGTGGAAATGGCGCGAGTGGAAACGGCGCAGTTGATTAATGCCCAGACACCCGAGACCATTATTTTTACTTCTGGGGGAACAGAAGCGGATAATTTAGCGTTACTGGGAGTTGCGGATCAATATGCGTCTCCCCAACATTTAATTATTTCCAGTGTGGAACATTCTGCGGTTGAAAAAACTGCCCAGCGTCTAGAGAGGTGGGGTTGGGAGGTCACTCGTTTACCTGTGAATCAATATGGACAAGTTCATCCGTGGGATTTAGAACAAGCGATTCAAAGGAATACGGTTCTGATTTCTGTTATCTATGGACAAAGTGAAGTGGGGACGCTACAACCGATCGCGCCACTGGGAAAAATTGCCCGCGCTAGAGGCATTTTATTCCACACGGATGCGGTACAAGTCGCCGGACGCTTACCAATTGATGTCCAACAACTTCCTGTGGATTTACTGTCTCTTTCTGGTCACAAAATGTATGGGGTACAAGGCGCAGGTGCGTTGTATGTTCGGGAGGGAATGGAACTCAACCCCTTACTCACAGGCGGTGGACAAGAAAGACAATTGCGCTCAGGAACGCTAGCGGTGGGCGCGATCGCAGCGTTAGGGGTCGCCTCGAAATTAGCAAGACTCGCGATGCCGACAGAAACGCCACGTTTGCAGGGCTTACGGGATCAATTATTTGATTTACTTGCCGATTGTCCTCATTTAATTCCTACAGGACATCCGCGCGAGCGACTTCCTCATCATGTCAGTTTTGCGGTTAAAAGCCCAGTGGAAGTAATTACAGGACAAACCTTAGTTCGTCAATTAAACTTAGCTGGAATCGGCATTAGTGCTGGCTCTGCTTGTGATAGTGGTAAACTGAAACCGAGTCCGATTTTGCTGGCGATGGGCTATTCTCAGGAAATGGCGATGGCTGGCATCCGCTTAACCTTAGGACGCAGTACCACCGCAGCGGATATGGAGTGGACAGCATTAGTTTTAAGACAAGTTTTACAACGGTTAATTGAAGAGTCAAGTTTGGTATTAACAAAATAA
- the ileS gene encoding isoleucine--tRNA ligase, producing MTTNKSYKDTINLPKTDFAMRANAKQREPEIQAFWQQEQIYETRSQQNPKDVFVLHDGPPYANGSLHMGHALNKILKDIINKYKILQGYKVRYVPGWDCHGLPIELKVLQNIEEKDRAHLTPIKLRKKAAKFAHKTIDEQREGFKRYGVWGDWDNPYLTLNPAYEAAQIGVFGEMALKGYIYRGLKPVHWSPSSKTALAEAELEYPEGHTSPSIYAVFPVTALGEAAQATLGEYASSLGVAIWTTTPWTIPGNLAVAVNPDLTYAVVEQSGEDAQCQYWIVAAELVEKLSATLGQSLTVKTTLPGKALEHCQYRHPLFDRESKVLIGGDYITTDSGTGLVHTAPGHGQEDYVVGMRYGLPILSPVDEQGTFTEEAGQFAGLEVLNGGNDAVIEALQAANSLLKQEPYQHKYPYDWRSKKPTIFRATEQWFASVEGFREAALMAISGVNWLPKQGENRIRAMVSQRSDWCISRQRSWGVPIPVFYDEETNEPLLTPETIAHVQNIIADQGSDAWWEMSTEELLPPEYRNNGRTYRKGTDTMDVWFDSGSSWAAVAKQREELTYPVDMYLEGSDQHRGWFQSSLLTSVATEGVAPYKTVLTHGFVLDEKGYKMSKSMGNVVDPAVIINGGKNQKKEPAYGADILRLWASSVDYSADVPIGQGILKQLADAYRKIRNTVRFLLGNLHDFDPKTDGVAYEQLPSLDQYMLHRTGEVFEEITAAFEEFEFFRFFQTVQNFCVVDLSNFYLDIAKDRLYISDANSLRRRSCQTVLAIIVENLARAIAPVLCHTAEDIWQNIPYPVPHKSVFASGWIPQQTDWKNTDLAESWSKLRQVRGEVNKVLEQARTEKLIGASLEAKILLYVSDSRLQDQLREMNPSETVGDGLHVDELRYLFLASQVEVLDTPEEAQNAQYHSETELVTVGIVKADGEKCDRCWNYSTQVGQFEDDPTICERCHHALVGNF from the coding sequence GTGACAACCAACAAGAGTTATAAGGACACGATCAATCTCCCTAAAACGGATTTTGCCATGCGGGCGAATGCCAAACAGCGCGAACCTGAAATTCAGGCATTTTGGCAGCAGGAACAAATCTATGAAACCCGATCGCAGCAAAATCCCAAAGATGTATTTGTTTTGCATGATGGACCCCCCTACGCCAACGGTTCATTGCACATGGGACACGCTCTGAATAAAATCCTGAAAGATATCATCAACAAATATAAGATTTTACAAGGGTATAAGGTGCGCTATGTTCCTGGTTGGGATTGTCACGGCTTACCGATTGAATTAAAAGTTTTACAGAACATTGAGGAAAAAGATCGCGCCCATTTAACGCCCATTAAGTTACGGAAAAAAGCAGCGAAGTTTGCTCATAAAACCATTGACGAACAACGAGAAGGCTTCAAGCGTTATGGGGTTTGGGGAGATTGGGACAACCCTTATTTAACCCTGAACCCAGCTTACGAAGCAGCCCAAATTGGTGTTTTTGGGGAAATGGCGTTAAAAGGCTATATTTATCGCGGTTTGAAACCCGTCCATTGGAGTCCGAGTTCTAAAACTGCTCTCGCGGAGGCGGAATTAGAATATCCTGAAGGACACACTTCTCCCAGTATCTATGCTGTGTTTCCTGTGACCGCATTAGGAGAAGCAGCGCAAGCAACCTTAGGGGAGTATGCTTCCAGTTTAGGGGTTGCGATTTGGACAACCACTCCTTGGACGATTCCAGGGAATCTAGCCGTCGCCGTCAATCCTGATTTAACTTATGCCGTCGTGGAACAATCAGGAGAAGATGCACAATGTCAGTATTGGATTGTTGCTGCGGAGTTAGTCGAGAAACTGTCTGCAACTTTAGGACAGTCGCTGACGGTAAAAACAACTCTCCCTGGAAAAGCCTTAGAACATTGTCAGTATCGCCATCCCTTGTTTGATCGCGAAAGTAAGGTTTTAATCGGTGGGGATTATATTACAACCGACTCAGGAACGGGATTAGTTCATACCGCACCAGGACATGGTCAAGAAGACTATGTGGTCGGAATGCGCTATGGGTTACCGATTTTATCCCCAGTGGATGAACAAGGAACGTTTACGGAAGAAGCGGGTCAGTTTGCAGGGTTAGAAGTCCTTAACGGTGGGAATGATGCTGTCATTGAAGCGTTACAAGCAGCGAACTCTCTTCTGAAACAAGAACCGTATCAGCATAAATATCCCTACGATTGGCGCAGCAAAAAACCTACCATTTTCCGCGCTACCGAACAGTGGTTTGCTTCTGTGGAAGGCTTTCGGGAAGCAGCATTAATGGCGATTTCAGGCGTGAATTGGTTACCGAAACAGGGAGAAAATCGCATTCGCGCGATGGTGTCTCAGCGCAGTGATTGGTGTATTTCCCGTCAACGTAGTTGGGGTGTTCCCATTCCCGTATTTTATGACGAGGAAACCAATGAACCCTTACTGACTCCAGAGACCATTGCTCATGTCCAGAATATCATTGCGGATCAAGGATCGGATGCGTGGTGGGAAATGTCCACCGAGGAGTTGTTACCCCCAGAGTATCGGAATAATGGACGCACTTATCGGAAGGGAACGGATACCATGGATGTGTGGTTTGATTCGGGTTCTTCTTGGGCTGCGGTAGCGAAACAGCGAGAAGAGTTAACTTATCCTGTTGATATGTATTTGGAAGGATCGGATCAACATCGCGGTTGGTTTCAGTCGAGTTTATTAACCAGTGTCGCCACAGAAGGGGTTGCGCCTTATAAAACTGTTTTGACTCATGGCTTTGTCTTAGATGAAAAAGGCTACAAAATGAGTAAGTCTATGGGAAATGTGGTTGATCCTGCGGTGATTATTAATGGGGGTAAGAATCAAAAGAAAGAACCTGCTTATGGGGCGGATATTTTACGGTTGTGGGCTTCTTCGGTGGATTATTCGGCGGATGTTCCCATTGGTCAAGGGATTCTCAAACAGTTAGCAGATGCTTATCGGAAAATTCGTAATACCGTCCGCTTTCTGTTGGGGAATTTACATGATTTTGACCCCAAAACCGATGGCGTTGCTTATGAACAACTCCCCAGTTTAGATCAGTATATGTTGCATCGGACAGGAGAAGTGTTTGAGGAGATTACCGCAGCGTTTGAAGAGTTTGAGTTTTTCCGCTTCTTCCAAACGGTTCAGAATTTCTGTGTGGTGGATTTATCAAACTTCTATTTGGATATTGCCAAAGATCGGTTGTATATTTCCGATGCGAACTCTCTGCGCCGACGCAGTTGTCAGACCGTGTTAGCGATTATTGTCGAAAATCTGGCTCGCGCGATCGCGCCAGTATTATGCCATACTGCAGAAGATATCTGGCAAAATATTCCTTATCCTGTCCCTCACAAGTCCGTTTTCGCCTCAGGATGGATTCCTCAACAAACCGATTGGAAAAATACGGATCTCGCCGAAAGCTGGTCGAAACTGCGACAAGTGCGAGGGGAAGTGAATAAAGTTTTAGAACAAGCCCGCACCGAGAAACTGATTGGCGCATCCCTAGAAGCAAAAATCTTACTGTATGTTTCTGATTCCAGGTTACAAGACCAACTGCGGGAGATGAACCCCAGTGAGACTGTAGGAGACGGGTTGCACGTGGATGAACTCCGCTATCTTTTCCTCGCCTCCCAAGTGGAAGTCTTAGACACGCCAGAGGAAGCTCAAAACGCCCAGTATCACAGTGAAACTGAACTGGTAACGGTGGGAATTGTTAAAGCAGACGGAGAAAAATGCGATCGCTGCTGGAATTATTCAACCCAAGTGGGACAGTTTGAAGATGATCCAACGATTTGCGAGCGATGTCATCACGCCTTAGTCGGTAATTTCTAA
- a CDS encoding 2Fe-2S iron-sulfur cluster-binding protein: protein MPQVTAQGKTFTCDRGANLRKVLLENNIEVYNGNARVINCHGLGTCGTCTVEVEGEVSPRGQREKLRLSLPPHKEETTRRLSCQVQVLGDVKVTKFTGFWGQEETVKWSPDSSTPSQQSA, encoded by the coding sequence ATGCCACAAGTTACGGCTCAAGGAAAAACCTTTACCTGCGATCGCGGGGCAAATCTCCGAAAAGTCTTACTGGAAAACAACATTGAGGTTTATAATGGCAATGCTCGTGTCATTAACTGTCATGGTCTCGGCACCTGTGGCACTTGCACTGTAGAAGTAGAAGGAGAGGTTTCGCCACGAGGTCAGCGAGAAAAACTGCGCTTGTCTTTACCCCCGCATAAAGAAGAAACGACACGACGTTTATCCTGTCAAGTCCAAGTTCTTGGGGATGTAAAAGTCACGAAATTTACGGGATTCTGGGGTCAAGAAGAAACGGTGAAATGGTCTCCAGACTCTTCAACCCCCTCGCAGCAAAGTGCTTAA
- a CDS encoding DUF2301 domain-containing membrane protein has product MVYQGQFGTYEITERDRAEVRIYRGGLLVAAFTFAIGSLLLFWQGATPVVLQSLTYLYGLFSLALGISLITIHIYLLPLHRLLQVFWLVGTISAIMIGFQADVPLALYVYNHPLTLFGIGFTFAALTGIFFKEGFCFHRLETQVLTPLVPILLLGHLAGIILPEIEQVLLAVWTIFFLIFALRKLPQNLPSDIGDKSVFDYLKQQRRTEGGVR; this is encoded by the coding sequence ATGGTTTACCAAGGACAATTTGGCACTTATGAGATTACAGAGCGCGATCGCGCTGAAGTCAGAATTTATCGGGGGGGCTTATTGGTCGCAGCGTTCACCTTTGCGATCGGAAGCCTACTGTTGTTCTGGCAAGGAGCAACCCCAGTTGTTTTACAAAGCCTAACCTATTTGTATGGTTTGTTCTCCCTAGCTTTAGGCATTAGTTTAATCACAATTCACATCTATTTATTACCGCTACATCGTCTCCTACAAGTCTTTTGGTTAGTGGGAACAATCTCAGCGATTATGATTGGTTTTCAAGCAGATGTTCCTCTTGCTTTATATGTTTATAACCATCCTCTAACTCTCTTTGGTATTGGCTTTACTTTTGCAGCCCTCACTGGCATTTTTTTCAAAGAAGGCTTCTGTTTCCATCGCCTAGAAACGCAAGTGCTCACCCCTCTCGTTCCGATTTTACTGTTGGGACATTTAGCAGGCATAATTCTCCCAGAAATTGAACAAGTGTTGTTAGCGGTTTGGACAATCTTTTTCTTGATTTTTGCTCTGAGAAAACTCCCGCAAAATCTTCCTTCTGATATTGGCGATAAATCCGTATTTGATTACCTCAAACAGCAACGGCGCACTGAAGGCGGGGTGCGATAG
- the hisG gene encoding ATP phosphoribosyltransferase — protein sequence MITVALPKGALLKESIRLFQQIGLDFSAFNDPKNRALQIIDPTNTARALLVRALDVPVYVEYGQAQMGIVGYDVLREKTPKVADLADLQFGYCRLSVAVKSDSHYERSLDLPAHARVASKFVQCARDHFHSLDLPVEIVPLYGSVELGPITGMSEAIVDLVSTGRTLKENGLVEIDLLFESTAHLIAHPLSYRLNQGNLAKYCQGIRETIALQQTELTATQ from the coding sequence ATGATCACCGTTGCTTTACCCAAAGGGGCTTTACTGAAAGAAAGTATCCGTTTATTTCAGCAAATTGGCTTAGATTTTAGCGCTTTTAATGATCCCAAAAATCGTGCTTTGCAAATTATTGATCCCACGAATACCGCCAGAGCCTTATTAGTTCGAGCCTTAGATGTTCCCGTTTATGTGGAATATGGACAAGCGCAAATGGGCATTGTTGGCTACGATGTCTTACGGGAGAAAACACCAAAAGTTGCTGATTTAGCAGATTTACAATTTGGTTACTGTCGGTTATCGGTTGCAGTAAAGTCAGATAGTCATTATGAGCGTTCTCTCGATTTACCCGCTCACGCCCGTGTGGCTTCAAAGTTTGTCCAATGTGCGCGAGACCATTTTCACAGTTTAGATTTACCCGTTGAAATTGTCCCGTTATATGGTTCTGTAGAATTGGGTCCGATTACGGGAATGTCAGAAGCGATTGTAGATTTAGTTTCCACAGGACGCACACTCAAGGAAAATGGCTTAGTTGAAATTGATTTGTTGTTTGAAAGTACAGCGCACCTGATTGCTCATCCTCTAAGTTACCGCTTAAATCAGGGAAACTTAGCAAAATATTGTCAAGGGATTCGAGAAACGATTGCCTTGCAACAAACAGAACTCACAGCAACCCAATGA
- a CDS encoding rod shape-determining protein, producing MGIDLGTANTLVYVSGKGIVLQEPSVVAMDQESKEALAVGEDAKQMLGRTPGNVVALRPLRDGVIADFDNAELMLKHFIQRVHGGRALVSPRIVIGIPSGVTGVERRAVMEAAIQAGARDVYLIDEPVAAAIGAGLPVAEPTGNMIIDIGGGTTEVAVLSLQGTVLSESVRVAGDELSDAITQYMKKVHNMVIGERTAEEIKIRVSSAYPTDGDDDLSMDVRGLHLLSGLPRMVTIKAPEIRESMSEPLSVIVEAVKRTLERTPPELASDIIDRGIMLAGGGALLRGLDTLISHETGIVTHVAPDPLKCVVLGTGNVLENFKQLARVFTGSSSS from the coding sequence ATGGGAATTGACCTTGGAACAGCAAACACCTTAGTTTATGTTTCGGGTAAAGGTATTGTGCTACAAGAGCCATCAGTGGTGGCGATGGATCAAGAAAGTAAAGAAGCCCTTGCGGTAGGGGAAGATGCAAAACAGATGTTAGGGCGGACTCCTGGCAATGTCGTGGCTTTACGTCCCTTGCGAGATGGCGTGATCGCAGATTTTGATAATGCGGAACTGATGTTGAAACATTTCATTCAACGGGTACACGGTGGGAGAGCCTTAGTTTCTCCTCGCATTGTCATTGGCATTCCTTCAGGCGTGACGGGTGTGGAACGACGAGCGGTGATGGAAGCTGCGATTCAAGCAGGGGCCAGAGATGTCTATCTGATTGATGAACCCGTTGCTGCTGCTATTGGGGCGGGTTTACCCGTTGCTGAACCCACAGGCAATATGATTATTGATATTGGTGGGGGAACAACAGAAGTTGCTGTTCTCAGTTTGCAAGGAACTGTGTTGAGTGAATCGGTTCGTGTTGCGGGTGATGAACTCAGTGATGCGATTACTCAATATATGAAAAAAGTCCATAATATGGTCATTGGGGAACGAACCGCCGAAGAAATTAAAATTCGGGTGAGTTCAGCTTATCCCACTGATGGCGATGATGACTTATCTATGGATGTGCGAGGACTCCATTTACTTTCAGGCTTACCGCGCATGGTCACCATTAAAGCACCAGAAATTCGTGAGAGTATGTCTGAACCCTTATCAGTGATTGTAGAAGCGGTGAAACGAACGTTAGAACGCACACCACCCGAGTTAGCATCGGATATTATTGATCGCGGTATTATGCTCGCTGGCGGGGGCGCACTTCTACGCGGACTGGATACGTTAATTAGTCATGAAACGGGGATTGTGACCCATGTTGCTCCCGATCCCCTCAAATGTGTTGTTCTCGGGACTGGGAATGTTCTGGAAAACTTCAAACAGTTAGCCCGAGTCTTTACTGGCAGTTCCAGCAGTTAG
- a CDS encoding single-stranded DNA-binding protein, whose translation MNLNVIHLVGRAGVDPEVKYFESGTVLCKFPIAVDRRSKRDDKPDWFELEMWGRTAEVASEYVRKGKQVGIQGKLKIETWQDQNGNNRSRPVVRVDRLDLLGSKGDQGGSGLNYTPDEF comes from the coding sequence ATGAATCTTAATGTTATTCACCTTGTGGGTCGCGCTGGGGTTGATCCAGAAGTCAAATATTTTGAAAGTGGGACGGTTTTATGCAAATTTCCGATCGCGGTGGATCGACGCAGTAAAAGAGATGATAAACCCGACTGGTTTGAATTGGAAATGTGGGGACGCACCGCAGAAGTGGCTTCAGAATATGTCCGCAAAGGGAAGCAAGTGGGCATTCAAGGGAAATTAAAAATTGAGACTTGGCAAGACCAAAATGGCAACAATCGTTCTCGTCCTGTCGTGCGTGTGGATCGCTTAGATTTACTCGGGAGCAAAGGAGATCAAGGGGGATCAGGATTGAATTACACTCCAGATGAGTTCTAA
- a CDS encoding methylenetetrahydrofolate reductase, whose product MMSRFRQAVEANEFLVTAEVTPPKGGNPERMLRVAQALKGRVHAVNITDGSRAVLRMSSLAASVILLKHDIEPVCQVACRDRNLIGIQSDLMGAHALGIRNILALTGDPVKAGDHPKAKAVFNLESVRLLKLINKLNEGTDFNDKPLPDGELELFAGAAVDPQSDSWSGLQKRFERKVEAGAEFFQSQMLTDFDRLEKFMNEVASPAKKPILAGIFLFKSAKNARFIQKYVPGVHVPEEIIQRLDRAQDPLQEGIKIAAEDVQKARELCQGVHMMAIKKEEVVPEILDLAGVKPVEGVKLPTTAQVR is encoded by the coding sequence ATGATGAGTCGTTTTCGTCAAGCAGTCGAAGCGAATGAGTTTTTAGTCACGGCTGAGGTTACTCCTCCTAAAGGTGGAAACCCAGAGCGGATGCTACGGGTTGCCCAAGCCTTAAAAGGGCGCGTTCATGCAGTTAATATTACTGATGGCAGTCGCGCCGTTTTGAGGATGTCTTCTCTGGCTGCATCAGTGATTCTTTTAAAACATGACATTGAGCCAGTTTGTCAAGTTGCCTGTCGCGATCGTAACTTGATTGGCATCCAAAGTGATTTAATGGGCGCTCACGCCCTAGGCATTCGTAACATCCTTGCGCTGACAGGTGATCCAGTGAAAGCTGGAGACCACCCCAAAGCCAAAGCTGTCTTTAACTTAGAGTCGGTTCGCTTATTGAAGTTAATCAACAAACTCAATGAGGGAACAGACTTTAATGATAAACCTCTCCCAGATGGCGAATTAGAGTTATTCGCTGGTGCTGCGGTTGATCCGCAATCCGATAGTTGGTCAGGTTTACAAAAACGCTTTGAGCGGAAAGTGGAAGCAGGAGCAGAGTTTTTCCAAAGTCAGATGCTAACGGATTTTGATCGCTTAGAGAAGTTTATGAATGAAGTGGCTTCTCCTGCGAAAAAACCGATTCTTGCTGGCATTTTCTTATTCAAATCGGCAAAAAATGCGCGTTTCATTCAGAAATATGTGCCTGGGGTTCATGTTCCTGAAGAGATTATCCAACGTTTAGATCGCGCCCAAGATCCGCTGCAAGAAGGAATTAAAATTGCTGCTGAGGATGTACAAAAAGCGCGAGAACTCTGTCAAGGAGTTCACATGATGGCAATCAAGAAAGAAGAAGTCGTTCCCGAGATTCTCGATTTAGCTGGGGTGAAGCCAGTGGAAGGCGTTAAACTCCCCACTACCGCACAAGTCCGCTAA
- a CDS encoding 3'(2'),5'-bisphosphate nucleotidase — MAYEKEVSVGIEAALSAAKLCQAVRENMPDRIEKEDRSPVTIADFGSQAVICRALAEAFPSDPVVGEEDATALRSPEMSEQLAQVTEYVKQEVPKTSTDDVAQWIDHGNGEPAERFWTLDPIDGTKGFLRGDQYAIALALLEGGEVKVGILACPALALDLAPPLNQTGLLFVAVRGEGTRVRPLSEDNWNTIKVTSPDDTEHLRFVESVEAAHGDQSQQNAIAQKAGITSPSLRIDSQAKYGAVASGSAALYLRLPSPKKPDYRENIWDHAAGAIVVEEAGGRTSDMYGKPLDFSVGTKLFQNRGIVVSNGSLHEVVLAALSER; from the coding sequence ATGGCATACGAAAAAGAAGTGTCAGTGGGAATTGAAGCAGCGTTAAGTGCTGCTAAGTTATGCCAAGCGGTGCGGGAAAATATGCCAGATCGGATCGAAAAAGAAGACCGCTCTCCTGTTACAATCGCTGATTTTGGCTCACAAGCTGTTATTTGTCGTGCTTTAGCTGAAGCCTTCCCCAGTGACCCTGTGGTGGGAGAAGAAGATGCAACAGCCCTGCGCTCTCCAGAAATGTCAGAGCAGTTAGCACAAGTTACAGAATATGTCAAGCAAGAAGTTCCGAAGACCAGCACGGATGATGTGGCGCAGTGGATTGATCACGGGAATGGCGAACCCGCAGAACGGTTTTGGACATTAGACCCCATTGATGGGACAAAAGGCTTTCTCCGAGGGGATCAGTACGCGATCGCGCTTGCCCTTTTAGAAGGGGGAGAAGTGAAAGTGGGCATTCTCGCCTGTCCCGCCCTTGCCCTTGATCTTGCCCCACCGTTGAATCAAACAGGATTATTGTTTGTTGCCGTGCGGGGAGAAGGCACTCGCGTCCGTCCGTTGAGTGAAGACAACTGGAATACGATCAAGGTGACTTCTCCTGATGATACAGAACATTTGCGCTTTGTGGAAAGTGTCGAAGCAGCCCACGGCGATCAAAGTCAACAAAACGCGATCGCGCAAAAGGCAGGGATTACCAGCCCTTCTCTCCGCATTGATAGCCAAGCCAAATACGGCGCAGTTGCCTCTGGGTCTGCTGCCCTTTATTTACGGCTTCCTTCCCCGAAAAAACCAGATTACCGTGAAAATATTTGGGATCATGCAGCAGGCGCGATCGTTGTTGAAGAAGCAGGGGGACGCACTAGCGATATGTATGGCAAACCTCTAGACTTTTCCGTGGGGACAAAACTGTTCCAGAATCGCGGAATTGTGGTCAGCAATGGTTCTCTTCATGAAGTAGTGTTAGCAGCGTTAAGTGAGCGTTAA